The Candidatus Sysuiplasma jiujiangense genome includes a window with the following:
- a CDS encoding MFS transporter — protein MVPNRKIPEFAYLAVILSLMTIAVRATNNMITTTVPPLAKSTLGFSNNGVGILAALSFMATFAATSYLNPHLQGQTRRRAFILSNLAIVAALLLFYYSNAATIWPIVIIAGLASGIIMPNLITSASMVRDLKSTERLLAIYTTSLSASLIIGPFIEIQILKYFNYRSVFLFFIALAVIAFTLSYAVQFPEIKSELHGRIVLRNTGFLSSLLANSTYSVPFAAITTFLVIYASDKFAVSRSVAYLSFIPFFTISFITRLTIAILPRKSLYPLFICSVVITLVGLAGMVFSPSFVLFLILMALLGFPHGSIFPLSTILIARGSSREERSAVNSYFMAFNNLLFAGVPFAVGLLSSFIGLNYSFLFLTVPVAFSASLFLIKFRRNSIITGIS, from the coding sequence ATGGTTCCTAATCGAAAAATTCCGGAGTTCGCATATTTGGCCGTTATATTGTCATTGATGACAATTGCGGTGAGGGCAACCAACAACATGATCACAACTACCGTTCCACCCCTTGCAAAAAGTACACTCGGTTTCAGCAATAATGGAGTAGGCATACTCGCTGCGCTTTCCTTCATGGCAACCTTTGCTGCAACATCATATTTGAATCCCCATCTACAGGGGCAAACTAGGAGGCGAGCTTTCATTCTGTCAAACCTCGCAATAGTCGCGGCATTGCTTCTTTTCTATTACTCGAATGCTGCTACAATCTGGCCCATCGTAATAATCGCGGGCCTGGCAAGCGGTATAATAATGCCGAATCTGATTACTTCAGCCTCCATGGTCAGAGACCTTAAGTCAACCGAACGTCTCCTTGCGATCTATACTACTAGTCTCAGCGCAAGCTTGATAATTGGTCCTTTCATAGAGATACAGATCTTAAAATATTTTAATTATAGGAGCGTGTTTCTTTTCTTTATTGCTCTGGCAGTTATTGCGTTTACTCTTTCTTATGCTGTGCAGTTCCCGGAGATCAAATCGGAGTTACATGGCAGAATTGTTCTCAGGAACACTGGTTTTCTCTCATCGCTTCTGGCGAATTCGACATACAGTGTACCTTTTGCTGCAATTACGACATTTCTTGTCATTTACGCTTCAGATAAATTCGCGGTCTCAAGAAGCGTCGCATACCTTTCATTTATTCCTTTCTTCACGATATCCTTCATAACACGGCTTACCATTGCCATTCTTCCGCGTAAATCCCTCTATCCGTTATTCATCTGCTCAGTCGTTATAACTTTAGTCGGACTGGCTGGTATGGTGTTTTCTCCATCATTCGTACTTTTCCTAATCCTAATGGCGTTGCTTGGTTTTCCCCATGGTTCTATATTTCCCTTATCAACAATACTTATAGCCCGCGGTTCAAGCAGGGAGGAGAGAAGCGCAGTAAATTCCTATTTCATGGCATTTAATAACCTGCTATTTGCCGGAGTACCTTTTGCGGTAGGCCTGTTATCCTCTTTTATAGGCCTTAATTATTCCTTTCTTTTCCTGACCGTTCCAGTGGCATTCTCTGCATCTCTGTTTTTGATTAAGTTCAGGAGGAATTCAATAATAACCGGCATCTCTTGA